One region of Candidatus Paceibacterota bacterium genomic DNA includes:
- a CDS encoding Gfo/Idh/MocA family oxidoreductase, with protein sequence MDNKTTSSASALPRRDFLKRTATAAAAVAATPLLRTPVYGQDQAPAANVAGANNRIQVAIIGVGFGIGQDHLKGIHGKATENNTVIVAASDVFNKRREFAKTNANLKDADVYADYRKMLERKDIDAVLIATQDPWHAQMTIDSLDTGRHVYCEKPLTRYLGEAFQVYDKVKGSKKVFQVGSQGCSAGGYHKCAELIKEGKIGTLVWAQAWYSRNSLEGEWNYLIESETKPENIDWERWLGPVKQREGFSAEHYHRWRKYFRYCAGPLGDLAPHKVHPVMLATGNPEFPVRVCSVGTRNVHSDKTVPGTPEREIPEHAQLLAEFPSGFVLMVTCCTVNGSTPGTSFYGHKANLDIDANGEKLNLVPQRQFGDEIDPETFVAPPREDIRVHEKNWFDCIRSGKEPNGSIELAIRVQTVISLAEMSDRLKIACLFDEKTRKVTTDGGTAVTPITYGTLPQS encoded by the coding sequence ATGGACAACAAGACCACTTCCTCCGCTTCGGCGCTTCCGCGCCGGGATTTTCTCAAGCGAACCGCCACTGCCGCCGCCGCGGTGGCCGCGACGCCGCTGCTGCGCACACCGGTTTACGGGCAGGACCAGGCGCCGGCGGCGAACGTGGCCGGGGCGAACAACCGCATCCAGGTGGCGATCATCGGGGTCGGGTTCGGGATCGGCCAGGACCACCTAAAAGGCATCCACGGGAAGGCGACCGAGAACAACACTGTGATCGTGGCGGCGAGCGATGTGTTCAACAAGCGGCGCGAATTCGCCAAGACCAACGCGAACCTCAAAGACGCGGACGTGTATGCGGATTACCGCAAGATGCTGGAGCGCAAGGACATTGACGCGGTGCTGATCGCGACGCAGGACCCGTGGCACGCGCAGATGACGATTGACTCGCTGGACACCGGCCGGCACGTGTATTGCGAGAAGCCGCTGACGCGCTACCTGGGCGAGGCGTTCCAGGTGTACGACAAGGTGAAAGGCAGCAAGAAGGTGTTTCAGGTGGGGTCGCAGGGCTGCTCGGCCGGCGGCTACCACAAATGCGCGGAGCTGATCAAGGAAGGCAAGATCGGGACGCTGGTTTGGGCGCAGGCGTGGTATTCGCGCAACAGCCTGGAGGGCGAGTGGAATTACCTGATTGAATCGGAAACCAAGCCGGAGAACATAGATTGGGAGCGCTGGCTGGGGCCCGTGAAGCAGCGCGAAGGGTTCAGCGCGGAGCATTACCACCGGTGGCGGAAGTATTTCCGTTACTGCGCCGGGCCGCTGGGCGACCTGGCGCCGCACAAGGTGCACCCGGTCATGCTGGCCACCGGCAACCCTGAGTTCCCCGTGCGCGTCTGCTCGGTCGGCACCCGGAATGTCCACTCCGACAAGACGGTCCCCGGCACCCCCGAGCGGGAGATTCCGGAGCACGCGCAATTGCTGGCGGAGTTCCCGAGCGGATTCGTGCTCATGGTGACCTGCTGCACGGTCAACGGCTCGACTCCCGGCACGAGCTTTTACGGCCACAAGGCGAACCTGGACATTGACGCCAACGGCGAGAAGCTCAACCTGGTGCCGCAGCGCCAGTTCGGGGACGAGATTGATCCTGAGACCTTTGTCGCCCCGCCGCGCGAGGATATCCGGGTGCACGAGAAGAACTGGTTTGACTGCATCCGTTCCGGCAAGGAGCCCAACGGGAGCATTGAGCTGGCGATCCGGGTGCAAACGGTCATTTCGCTGGCCGAGATGTCCGACCGGTTGAAGATCGCCTGCCTGTTCGACGAGAAGACCCGCAAGGTCACGACCGACGGCGGCACGGCCGTCACCCCGATTACCTACGGCACCCTGCCGCAGTCGTAG
- a CDS encoding FAD:protein FMN transferase: MPHVTLACHAMATRFEIVLPGDNAPALRAAGEEALRLVEQLEDQLSLFRPGSEIARLNARAAREPVRVTPEVFALLQHAQRLHAESGGAFDITVAPLVRCWGFMGGDGRMPRPEEVSEARANAGMGLVRLNPGDFTVQFEREGVMLDLGAIGKGYAVEQAAEVLREAGVTSALVHGGTSTVQAIGHPPGQECWKVAVERPSPSPDAPPVLLASVPLKDEAMSVSAVWGNHFEAGGRVFGHIIDPRTGEPARGTVLAAVVLASATETDALSTALLTLGRAGHESIASLRPGMRTLVVSEAGGRLSVEARGITTQSNA; this comes from the coding sequence ATGCCTCACGTCACACTTGCCTGCCACGCGATGGCGACGCGGTTCGAGATCGTGCTGCCGGGCGACAACGCCCCGGCGCTGCGGGCGGCGGGGGAGGAAGCGCTGCGGTTGGTGGAGCAACTGGAGGACCAGCTCAGCCTGTTTCGTCCCGGCAGCGAGATTGCCCGCTTGAACGCGCGCGCCGCCCGGGAGCCCGTGCGGGTCACGCCGGAAGTCTTCGCCCTGTTGCAGCATGCGCAACGGCTGCACGCGGAAAGCGGCGGCGCGTTCGACATCACGGTCGCCCCGCTGGTCCGGTGCTGGGGTTTCATGGGCGGGGACGGGCGGATGCCCCGGCCCGAGGAGGTGTCCGAAGCTCGCGCGAACGCGGGCATGGGGCTGGTGCGGTTGAACCCGGGCGATTTTACAGTCCAATTTGAGCGCGAGGGGGTGATGCTGGACCTGGGGGCGATTGGCAAGGGTTACGCCGTGGAGCAGGCGGCGGAGGTGCTGCGCGAGGCGGGGGTGACGAGCGCGCTGGTGCATGGGGGCACCAGCACGGTGCAGGCGATCGGGCACCCGCCGGGACAGGAGTGCTGGAAGGTCGCCGTCGAGAGGCCCTCGCCTTCACCGGACGCACCGCCGGTTCTGCTGGCGAGTGTGCCATTGAAAGACGAGGCGATGTCGGTGTCAGCGGTGTGGGGGAATCACTTTGAGGCGGGAGGCAGGGTGTTTGGGCACATCATAGATCCGCGCACCGGCGAACCGGCCCGCGGCACGGTGCTGGCCGCGGTGGTTCTGGCCTCGGCCACGGAGACGGACGCGCTGTCCACCGCCCTGCTGACCCTCGGCCGGGCCGGGCACGAATCCATCGCGAGCCTCCGCCCCGGCATGAGAACGCTGGTGGTGAGCGAGGCGGGAGGCAGGTTGAGCGTGGAGGCGCGGGGCATCACGACGCAGTCCAATGCGTAG
- a CDS encoding FtsX-like permease family protein has protein sequence MSRLPFELLLALRYLRPKRTFVSVITLISVVGVTLGVAVLIIVISVMSGFDKQLRDKILGFNTHLKVLPRGETMKDYAAVARTVTANPQVKAVAPFILGPVLVQTEPPSGQPQVGAPWIRGIDPLLETNMTILPGSIVEGKFDVSDRGLLVGTEFAQNMNLQVGDLVEIGSPSVLRKWREGSKKENASAPVLPEYEVRGIFDVGYFEYNVSVVVTSLRDAQDLYDLDDGVHGLMVMLHDPYQAPVVELELARALGPKYGIRSWMRENANLLNALIVEKNVMFYLLFFIVIVAALCILSALITFVVQKTREIGMLKALGATDAQVSRIFLSQAAVVGAIGDLAGYGLGMLALRYRNEFLHFMNRMTGFELFPSSIYGFAELPALIFPRDIALICGSAWVICILGGVIPAWRAGRLKPVEALRYE, from the coding sequence ATGTCTCGCTTGCCGTTCGAGCTGCTGCTGGCGCTGCGGTACTTGCGACCCAAGAGGACCTTCGTCTCGGTGATCACGTTGATTTCCGTGGTGGGCGTAACGCTGGGCGTCGCGGTGCTGATCATCGTCATCAGCGTCATGAGCGGCTTCGACAAGCAACTGCGCGACAAGATTCTCGGTTTCAACACCCATCTCAAGGTCCTGCCGCGCGGGGAGACGATGAAAGATTACGCCGCCGTCGCCCGGACGGTAACCGCCAACCCGCAGGTCAAGGCGGTCGCCCCGTTCATCCTGGGCCCCGTGCTGGTGCAGACCGAGCCCCCGAGCGGCCAGCCGCAGGTCGGGGCGCCGTGGATTCGCGGCATCGATCCCCTGCTCGAGACCAACATGACCATCCTGCCCGGCAGCATTGTCGAGGGCAAATTCGACGTGAGCGACCGGGGGCTCCTGGTCGGCACCGAGTTCGCCCAGAACATGAACCTGCAGGTCGGCGATCTCGTCGAGATCGGCTCGCCCAGCGTCCTGCGGAAATGGCGGGAGGGCAGCAAGAAGGAGAACGCCTCCGCCCCCGTGCTGCCGGAATACGAAGTGCGGGGCATCTTTGACGTCGGCTACTTCGAATACAACGTGTCGGTGGTGGTGACTTCGCTGCGGGACGCGCAGGATCTGTATGACCTGGATGACGGCGTGCATGGGCTGATGGTGATGCTGCACGATCCTTACCAGGCGCCGGTGGTCGAGCTGGAGCTGGCCCGGGCGCTGGGGCCGAAATACGGCATCCGGAGCTGGATGCGGGAAAACGCCAACCTGCTCAACGCGTTGATCGTCGAGAAGAACGTCATGTTCTACCTGTTGTTCTTCATTGTGATCGTGGCGGCGTTGTGCATCTTGAGCGCGCTGATCACCTTCGTGGTGCAGAAGACGCGTGAAATCGGCATGCTCAAGGCCCTGGGGGCCACCGACGCGCAGGTCAGCCGGATCTTCCTGAGCCAGGCCGCGGTGGTTGGCGCGATTGGCGACCTGGCGGGCTATGGGCTGGGCATGCTCGCGCTGCGCTACCGCAACGAGTTCCTGCATTTCATGAATCGCATGACGGGCTTCGAGCTGTTCCCCTCTTCGATCTACGGTTTTGCCGAGCTGCCGGCGCTGATCTTTCCGCGGGATATCGCGCTGATCTGCGGCAGCGCCTGGGTGATCTGCATCCTGGGGGGCGTGATCCCGGCCTGGCGCGCGGGCCGGCTTAAACCGGTGGAGGCGTTGCGCTATGAGTGA
- a CDS encoding ABC transporter ATP-binding protein gives MSDVLLAATGLHKTYLLGRRSLEVLRGVDLELRRGEFLALRGASGAGKSTLLHLLGGLDTPNQGQIHLAGRNLATLGRRELAQLRSKEVGFIFQAYYLLPELDALENVCLPARMARTPAREAEARGRELLARVGLQERLEHKPYELSGGEQQRVAIARAMINRPDLILADEPTGNLDSHTGAEIIDLLCALRDEQQTTLIMATHDARVAARAPKVVELVDGQVADGLGD, from the coding sequence ATGAGTGACGTGCTGCTCGCGGCCACCGGCCTCCACAAAACCTACCTGCTGGGCCGGCGTTCGCTGGAGGTGTTGCGCGGTGTGGACCTCGAACTGCGGCGCGGCGAATTCCTCGCGCTGCGCGGCGCTTCCGGCGCCGGCAAGAGCACCCTGCTGCATCTGCTGGGCGGACTGGACACACCCAACCAGGGGCAAATCCACCTGGCCGGCCGGAACCTCGCCACCCTGGGCCGGCGCGAGCTGGCGCAACTGCGCAGCAAAGAGGTCGGCTTTATCTTCCAGGCTTACTACCTGCTGCCGGAACTGGACGCGCTGGAGAACGTTTGTCTCCCCGCCCGCATGGCGCGGACGCCGGCGCGCGAGGCCGAAGCTCGCGGGCGCGAGCTGCTCGCGCGGGTCGGCCTGCAGGAGCGCCTGGAGCACAAGCCCTACGAGCTTTCGGGCGGCGAACAGCAGCGCGTGGCCATCGCCCGCGCGATGATCAACCGGCCGGACCTCATCCTCGCCGACGAACCCACCGGCAACCTCGATTCGCATACCGGGGCGGAGATCATTGACCTGCTTTGCGCCCTGCGCGACGAGCAGCAGACCACGCTCATCATGGCCACCCACGATGCGCGCGTGGCCGCCCGCGCCCCCAAAGTGGTGGAGTTGGTGGACGGCCAGGTCGCTGACGGATTGGGAGATTGA